A genomic stretch from Antarcticibacterium flavum includes:
- a CDS encoding DUF72 domain-containing protein, whose product MNTPPGSRHQFYSGLSGLQLPVPKYLFPPEFKNASRLTYYASYFNSIEFNSTFYKIPQPATVGKWSAMVPEGFRFTFKLWKEITHSKGFNFNKEDVVAFFNSINAVKEKKGCLLIQFPPSIGREYARQLGNLLSCINDIDPANEWKVAVEFRNTSWYHEDVYDLLNFYKATMVIQDIPKSATPLINQKSGFLYLRFHGPTGNYRESYSEEFLKEYAALINAWREEGKTVFAYFNNTMGDAFDNLTTLNRFVQ is encoded by the coding sequence ATGAATACTCCTCCCGGTTCTCGACATCAGTTTTATTCAGGTCTTAGCGGCTTGCAGTTGCCTGTTCCCAAATACTTATTTCCGCCGGAATTTAAAAATGCCAGCAGGTTGACTTATTACGCCTCTTACTTTAACAGTATTGAATTTAATAGTACGTTCTATAAAATTCCGCAGCCGGCAACAGTGGGTAAATGGTCTGCAATGGTACCTGAAGGTTTCAGGTTCACTTTTAAACTGTGGAAAGAAATAACACACAGCAAAGGATTCAATTTCAATAAAGAAGATGTAGTTGCTTTTTTTAATTCCATCAATGCTGTCAAAGAAAAGAAAGGATGTTTGCTTATTCAGTTTCCCCCTTCTATAGGGAGGGAATATGCCAGGCAATTAGGAAATTTGTTAAGCTGTATTAATGATATAGATCCTGCAAATGAATGGAAGGTTGCGGTAGAGTTTCGAAACACCTCCTGGTATCATGAGGATGTCTATGACTTGCTGAATTTTTACAAAGCGACAATGGTCATTCAGGACATCCCAAAGTCGGCCACCCCGCTAATAAATCAAAAATCGGGTTTTTTGTATCTTCGATTTCATGGCCCCACAGGGAATTACCGGGAAAGCTATTCCGAAGAATTTCTAAAGGAATACGCAGCTCTTATAAATGCGTGGAGAGAAGAAGGAAAGACGGTATTTGCATATTTTAATAACACAATGGGGGATGCATTTGATAATTTAACCACGCTTAACCGATTTGTTCAATAA
- the tnpA gene encoding IS200/IS605 family transposase has product MGQTLVKNYLHLIFSTKHREPLIKPSVEEELHRYLGGICKKLDCHALIIGGHNDHVHILCLLSKKIALMKLIEELKSHSSKWIKTKGLEYENFYWQNGYGAFSVNPSEVDKVSTYITNQFDHHRKRTFQEEYLTFLNNYNVDYDEKYVWD; this is encoded by the coding sequence ATGGGACAAACTCTGGTGAAGAATTATTTACACCTAATTTTCAGCACAAAACATCGTGAACCGCTAATTAAACCATCTGTGGAAGAAGAGCTTCACCGCTATCTGGGTGGTATTTGCAAAAAGCTTGATTGCCATGCGCTTATAATTGGAGGACACAATGACCACGTGCACATACTTTGTCTTTTATCTAAAAAAATAGCTTTGATGAAATTAATTGAAGAGTTAAAATCTCATTCCTCAAAATGGATAAAAACAAAAGGGTTGGAATATGAAAATTTCTATTGGCAGAATGGATACGGAGCTTTCTCAGTAAACCCTTCTGAAGTTGATAAAGTGAGTACATACATCACCAATCAATTTGATCATCATCGCAAAAGAACATTTCAGGAAGAATATCTCACCTTTTTAAATAATTATAATGTGGACTATGACGAAAAATATGTTTGGGATTAA